GGACATGAACGCTTTTATGCAGATGAACCAGGCTAATTATTTGGGTGCTGTGAAATTAATGCTGCCTTTGCGTGATTATTTTATGGCGCAAGGGCATGGGCGCTGGGTTTGGAATGCCAGTGTAGCGGGTTATTTTGGCTTGCCTTATGGCGGTGGTTATTCGGCACCCAAAGCCGCTTTAATTAATTTGGCTGAGTCTTTAGCGCCAGAATTGGCGGAAGCAGGGATTCGATTGCAAATTATTAATCATGGTTTTGTAAAAACCCGTTTAACGGCTAAAAACGATTTTGCGATGCCGGGATTGCTGGAGCCTGAGCAGGCCGCTGAGGCCATTAATCATGGTTTGGTAAAAAATAGTGGTTTTGAAATTCGGTTTCCGCGAGGTTTGGTGAGCTTTTTAAGTCTTTTAAAATGTTTACCTTATCGAATAAGTTTACGTTTGACACAGCGAATGTTAAAGCCTAAGAAAGAGGTTGCGGATCTATGACAGACCAGTATTACGAGCTTAAAGCGGCACCAGGTCTGCGGGATGATAAACGTCCGGTACAAAGTATTGACGAGGTTTTGGATGCTTATCAAGAGTTATTCGAGAGCTTAAACGCACAAACAATGGCGGCAGCCTTTACAAAAGTGTTTGCGCCTCAGGTCTATTTTAAAGATCCGTTTAATGAAATTAAGGGGCGGGCGAAGCTGCTTGAATTATTCGAGCATATGTTTGCCACTCTACATGAGCCGATGTTTCGCATTCACCATAAAGCCGGAGCAGGCAATACCGGTTATTTGGAATGGCGTTTTTATTTTCGCCTCAAGCCAGCACAGCCTGTTAAGCAAATTAATGGCATGAGTAAAATTGTCATTGATGAGCAGGGCTGGGTTATTGTGCATATCGACTATTGGGATAGTGGCGAGTATGTATATCACCAAGTGCCGTTGATTGGTGCCCTAACTCGTTGGATTGCAAAAAAACTGCGAGCGCCCGTTTAAATGTCGGCACAACCGGTTTGGTATGGTTTGCCGGCCTGGCCTTTGGCCATGCTCGGTATCCCTTTGTATATTTATTTACCAGCCTATTATCATGAGATGGGCGTTGGTTTGGCCGCTATTGGTATTGTCTTGTTGGTCGCCAGAATGTCAGATGTTATCACTGATCCCTTGTTGGGCTGGTTGCGTGATCATCTGAGCCCCAATGGCCATTATTTCATGATCGGTGTTGGCTGGGCGCTGTTGTTAGTCGGTTTAGGATTTTTGTTATTGCCAGCGGAGCCCACGGCCATCGGTTTATTTGTATGGTCACTCGTGGTCTATTTGGCATGGACGCTGATTATGATCCCCTATCAGGCGCTGAGTGCTGAGGTGACGGAGGATTTACATCATAAAACCAGCTTTACGTCGACACGGGAAGCCTTTGCAATATTAGGCGTTGTGACGGTGCTGAGTTTGCCCGTGTTGATTAACGCGAGTCCAACCAGTCGATTGTTGTTTGAAGTTCTCTATCCGCTGGTGGCGGTTGCATTGACGTTGTTTCTAGCTTTGATGTTATGGCGGTTGGAACGGCCTGTCGTGGTTTCTTTGCCTCAGCCATCGGTTCAGCCTTCTTTTATGAGCAAGTTGATGTATGTATGGGGGGACCCGGCTAGTCGTCGCCTCTTGCCGGCGTATTTTTTTAATAGCCTAGCGAATGCGTTGCCAGCCACGCTATTTATTTTGTTTGTGCAGGGTTACTTAGACTTAGAGCCACAAACCGGTTTGCTACTGTTAGCTTTTTTTATTGCCGGTGTGTTGGGCTTGCCTGTTTGGGTTTGGTTGGCAAAGCGAATCGGCAAGTATCAGGCTTGGCAAGCGTCAATTGTCTTGGCTTGCTTAAGCTTTGTGTGGGTGTTTACTCTCGAACCAGGGCAGTTTGTCGCATTTTTAATCATTAGCTTTGTGTCGGGGTTAAGTTTGGGTGCTGATGTTGCCTTACCCTCATCCATTCAAGCAGATGTCGCGCAAAACTTATCCAAGCAGCAGGGTCCGATGAGTGGCGTTTTATTTGGTATTTGGGGGATGTTAACGAAGTTGGCCTTAGCCTTGGCGGTCGGCGTTAG
This Thiomicrospira cyclica ALM1 DNA region includes the following protein-coding sequences:
- a CDS encoding SDR family NAD(P)-dependent oxidoreductase — translated: MKTHDLTKLFAKKVWLVGASQGIGLGLLKSWLADGVQVVASARNTQNSPELVSLLATYPEQLILLDLDVAADESFEAEVAQAWSAFDGLDAWFYNVGAYFPMSSHDWDMNAFMQMNQANYLGAVKLMLPLRDYFMAQGHGRWVWNASVAGYFGLPYGGGYSAPKAALINLAESLAPELAEAGIRLQIINHGFVKTRLTAKNDFAMPGLLEPEQAAEAINHGLVKNSGFEIRFPRGLVSFLSLLKCLPYRISLRLTQRMLKPKKEVADL
- a CDS encoding MFS transporter, encoding MSAQPVWYGLPAWPLAMLGIPLYIYLPAYYHEMGVGLAAIGIVLLVARMSDVITDPLLGWLRDHLSPNGHYFMIGVGWALLLVGLGFLLLPAEPTAIGLFVWSLVVYLAWTLIMIPYQALSAEVTEDLHHKTSFTSTREAFAILGVVTVLSLPVLINASPTSRLLFEVLYPLVAVALTLFLALMLWRLERPVVVSLPQPSVQPSFMSKLMYVWGDPASRRLLPAYFFNSLANALPATLFILFVQGYLDLEPQTGLLLLAFFIAGVLGLPVWVWLAKRIGKYQAWQASIVLACLSFVWVFTLEPGQFVAFLIISFVSGLSLGADVALPSSIQADVAQNLSKQQGPMSGVLFGIWGMLTKLALALAVGVSLPLIDWAGWNQQTPESMTMMLWLYAGVPIAIKLMVLAYLFGTRRPALAKS
- a CDS encoding nuclear transport factor 2 family protein — its product is MTDQYYELKAAPGLRDDKRPVQSIDEVLDAYQELFESLNAQTMAAAFTKVFAPQVYFKDPFNEIKGRAKLLELFEHMFATLHEPMFRIHHKAGAGNTGYLEWRFYFRLKPAQPVKQINGMSKIVIDEQGWVIVHIDYWDSGEYVYHQVPLIGALTRWIAKKLRAPV